A region from the Mercenaria mercenaria strain notata chromosome 7, MADL_Memer_1, whole genome shotgun sequence genome encodes:
- the LOC123553942 gene encoding RING-box protein 2-like gives MKTNMADEMEVDREVAQKPDKMFTLKKWNLVAMWSWDVECDTCAICRVQVMDACLRCQSENKQDDCVVVWGECNHSFHNCCMTLWVKQNNRCPLCQQDWVVQRIGK, from the exons atgaaaacaaacatgGCCGACGAAATGGAAGTTGACAGAGAAGTCGCACAGAAACCTGATAAAATGTTTACACTAAAGAAATGGAATCTTGTAGCCATGTGGAGCTGGGACGTTGAATGCGATACATGTGCTATATGCAGAGTACAAGTCATGG atgccTGTTTAAGATGTCAGTCTGAGAACAAACAAGATGACTGTGTTG TTGTTTGGGGCGAGTGCAATCATTCTTTCCACAACTGCTGTATGACATTATGGGTAAAACAGAACAACAGATGTCCATTGTGCCAGCAGGACTGGGTCGTACAACGTATAGGAAAATAG